One Aegilops tauschii subsp. strangulata cultivar AL8/78 chromosome 7, Aet v6.0, whole genome shotgun sequence genomic window carries:
- the LOC109761333 gene encoding protein PHOTOPERIOD-INDEPENDENT EARLY FLOWERING 1 isoform X2 — MASKGPRSKLDHETRPRRKKALEAPREPRKPKVHWDHVLGEMVWLSKEFESERKWKLSMAKKIAQRANMGVVDQATKDEKKQKEGEHRLRKVALNISKDVKKFWTKIEKLVLYKNQLEVEERKKKALDKQLDFLLGQTERYSTMLAENLVDVPHLQTQENGLLQTNVLSQEEVAGPSQTNQPSQEEVAGPSQTNQPSQEEVAGPSQTNQPLQEDVAEPSQTNQPLQEDVAEPSHTNQPLQEDVAEPSHTNQPVQEEVAEENINAPTPDDLVADTMETDDDYDSSSLNEEQEDDERTIDEDEAQITEAERNEELAALQAEADIPIDDLLKSYLKSQAQAFLVSRESSPANKDTCSNSDLKNSTKDSSNQVNGCNHDSGYTSSDEGNFSEEVDDSHHYAEFVKRNHGKSNGGISGEQEDNDYVCTDEGKDDEATLSEEEELAKKDGPDPSDEIKLLQKESEIPLEELLARYPKDGYADEVTNELEDSPTHSSEEVNSDMSLDDLPADLELNNDTSENHEIAEVLGTEHVSGNALQLEIVSEPSVQECPVKGDELTDAKVMADEEASVQECSVEEVEMTDAKVMADQETIVQECPVKEDELADAKVMADEETSVQERSVKEDERTDAKVIANEETGDSVMADAAAAARAAQPTGNTFSTTSVRTKFPFLLKHSLREYQHIGLDWLVAMYEKRLNGILADEMGLGKTIMTISLLAHLACEKGIWGPHLIVVPTSVMLNWETEFLKWCPAFKILTYFGSAKERKQKRQGWMKPNFFHVCITTYRLVIQDSKAFKRKKWKYLILDEAHLIKNWKSQRWQTLLNFNSKRRILLTGTPLQNDLMELWSLMHFLMPHVFQSHQEFKDWFCNPISGMVEGQDKVNKEVIDRLHNVLRPFILRRLKRDVEKQLPQKHEHVIYCRLSRRQRNLYEDFIASSDTQATLSSGNYFGMISIIMQLRKVCNHPDLFEGRPIISSFDMAGIDMQISSSVCMVLDKGPFSQAGLSDMNLVFTQNEFNMTSWEADEVAAVFLPGITSRGSGAEIFCSSKAGQRSNGTNIFEEIQKALQEERIKEAKERAASIAWWNRLRCEKRPVYGRNIRELLTIRHPMCDVLEKKNNPSCYMDFSSSLADLVLSSVERFNKMLGFIESFTFAIPAARAATPICWCKKRNSPVLLGPAYREQCMNEFSPILSPIRPAIVRRQVYFPDRRLIQFDCGKLQELAILLRRLKSEGHRALIFTQMTKMLDTLEEFINLYGYTYLRLDGSTQPEERQTLMQRFNTNPKFFLFILSTRSGGVGVNLVGADTVIFYDSDWNPAMDQQAQDRCHRIGQTREVNIYRLISESTIEENILKKANQKRTLDDLVIQRGCYNTEFFKKLDPMEFFSGHTALNVEDQPRDHSTTAVSSNETGLGLSNADVEAAIRQAEDEADYMALKRLEQEEAADNQEFSEEVAGRLEDDELVNEEDTKPDDHTSEEHKHQSSDADKDKNVGLPVNQINEEKALTLAAGDGDMDMLADVKQMAAAAAAAGQASSSFENHLRPIDRYAMRFLELWDPIIDKAAVNYQVNVEEEEWELERIEKLKEDLEAEIDEDQEPLSYESWDVDFATTAYRQQVEALAKKQLLEEQERQALEAAKELEEMNDMASHRKKSKKKKRKAGKFKSLKKGRVSSESEAMHDETSVDTMSIDDNAPSPELMSDESPHHGSNKRKKMTPRNEEVSSSSRALKKFKKAPKSNCTPESSSHKHSLEGKQLKLMDEANDSDPKSVRIKSDGRIAMPSMPAKRVMVIKPERLKKKGLMWPRDCALDSWTTEEDAVLCGTVHEYGPVWELASDFLHSIPGGAFYRGRYRHPVHCCERFRELFCKYVLSATDNANSEKAPSGAGKAVLKVSEDQTRMLLNVISEIPNNELLLQKHFMAILSSVWRSKCTHESRRVTSVCSSAIHKPVSLSENWSMTNDKPSFNLVRTALADAQAQCPRVAIPTSNQEPRRRHLDLVLDFRTDRHAYQADFPSVVNVSILEPDPIRRTVVPVEQSLLSGLPHRHAENRFRIASEACFEGEGSHWASSVHMNDTARHKSGSKSTGKHKAASESGRPPKSKIQRTAEPQDMPALKFDFLRSPRQLLTSAAEFPITQSLSDFGIDDSELTYMEDLPLEETDTEFAPYQYDPVSLAGIEELDPLVDLTDIG; from the exons ATGGCATCAAAAGGTCCCCGGTCGAAGCTAGACCATGAGACAAGACCTAGACGCAAGAAG GCTCTTGAAGCTCCAAGGGAGCCTCGGAAGCCAAAAGTTCACTGGGACCATGTTCTGGGGGAAATGGTTTGGCTGTCAAAG GAGTTTGAATCTGAGAGAAAGTGGAAGTTGTCCATGGCTAAAAAGATTGCTCAAAGGGCCAATATGGGTGTAGTTGACCAAGCAACAAAGGATGAGAAAAAACAAAAG GAGGGGGAACATCGCCTGAGAAAAGTTGCCCTAAATATTTCTAAGGATGTGAAGAAGTTCTGGACCAAAATAGAGAAGTTG GTTCTCTATAAGAATCAACTAGAGGTTGAGGAAAGGAAGAAAAAGGCCCTCGATAAGCAGCTTGATTTCCTTTTAGGTCAGACTGAAAG ATATTCTACAATGTTGGCTGAAAATCTCGTGGATGTTCCCCATTTGCAAACACAAGAAAATGGACTGTTACAGACAAATGTACTATCCCAGGAGGAAGTAGCAGGACCTTCCCAGACTAATCAACCATCCCAGGAGGAAGTAGCAGGACCTTCCCAGACTAATCAACCATCCCAGGAGGAAGTAGCAGGACCTTCGCAGACTAATCAACCATTGCAGGAGGATGTAGCAGAACCTTCGCAGACTAATCAACCATTGCAGGAGGATGTAGCAGAACCTTCGCACACTAATCAACCATTGCAGGAGGATGTAGCAGAACCTTCACACACTAATCAACCAGTGCAGGAGGAAGTAGCTGAGGAGAACATAAATGCACCAACTCCTGATGATCTAG TTGCAGATACAATGGAAACTGATGATGACTACGATAGCAGCTCCTTGAACGAAGAACAG GAAGATGACGAGCGCACAATTGATGAGGATGAAGCCCAAATCACGGAGGCTGAACGCAATGAAGAATTAGCTGCATTGCAGGCAGAAGCTGACATACCAATTGATGATCTTCTTAAGTCGTATCTCAAAAGCCAAG CTCAAGCATTCTTAGTTAGCAGGGAAAGCAGTCCAGCTAACAAAGACACTTGCAGCAACTCAGATTTGAAGAATTCAACTAAAG ATTCTTCAAACCAAGTTAATGGCTGTAATCATGATTCTGGTTATACTTCAAGTGATGAAGGCAATTTTTCTGAGGAAGTTGATGATAGCCACCATTATGCTGAGTTTGTGAAGAGGAATCAT GGGAAAAGTAATGGCGGTATCTCTGGTGAGCAG GAGGATAACGATTATGTTTGTACTGATGAAGGAAAG GATGATGAAGCAACTTTATCTGAAGAGGAAGAGTTGGCAAAGAAAGATGGCCCTGATCCTTCGGATGAG ATTAAGCTTCTGCAAAAAGAGAGTGAGATCCCACTAGAAGAACTTCTTGCGAGGTACCCAAAG GATGGCTATGCAGATGAGGTAACAAATGAACTGGAGGATTCACCCACACACTCTAGCGAAGAGGTTAATAGTGACATGTCTCTGGATGATCTACCTGCGGACTTGGAACTGAACAATGatacgtctgaaaatcatgaaataGCAGAAGTGCTGGGAACTGAGCATGTGAGCGGCAATGCCCTACAACTAGAAATAGTTTCAGAGCCTAGCGTGCAAGAATGCCCTGTTAAAGGAGACGAGCTGACTGATGCTAAGGTGATGGCCGATGAGGAAGCTAGTGTACAAGAATGTTCCGTTGAAGAAGTTGAGATGACCGATGCTAAGGTGATGGCCGATCAGGAAACTATTGTACAAGAATGTCCTGTTAAAGAAGATGAGCTGGCTGATGCTAAGGTGATGGCCGATGAGGAAACTAGTGTACAAGAACGTTCTGTTAAAGAAGATGAGAGGACTGATGCTAAGGTGATTGCCAATGAGGAAACTGGTGACAGTGTAATGgctgatgctgctgctgctgcaagaGCAGCACAACCAACTGGGAACACCTTCTCAACAACAAGTGTCCGCACGAAATTCCCATTCCTTCTCAAGCATTCTCTTCGGGAGTATCAGCATATTGGGTTGGACTGGTTGGTTGCTATGTATGAAAAGAGGCTGAATGGAATTTTAGCAGATGAAATGGGTTTAGGGAAGACGATCATGACTATCTCCTTGCTAGCACACCTTGCATGTGAGAAGGGGATATGGGGTCCACATCTTATTGTCGTGCCAACCAGTGTTATGTTAAATTGGGAAACAGAATTTCTGAAATGGTGTCCTGCCTTTAAAATACTTACTTATTTTGGAAGTGCAAAGGAGAGAAAGCAGAAACGTCAAGGTTGGATGAAGCCAAATTTTTTCCATGTATGCATCACGACATACAGGCTAGTTATTCAGGACTCCAAAGCGTTCAAGCGAAAGAAGTGGAAGTATCTTATTCTTGATGAGGCTCATCTGATAAAGAACTGGAAATCACAAAGATGGCAGACTCTGCTGAATTTTAATTCAAAACGACGTATTCTGTTGACTGGAACTCCTTTGCAAAATGACCTTATGGAACTTTGGTCTCTCATGCACTTTTTGATGCCACATGTATTCCAGTCTCACCAAGAGTTCAAGGATTGGTTCTGCAATCCGATATCAGGAATGGTGGAGGGCCAAGACAAGGTAAACAAGGAAGTTATAGATCGGTTGCACAATGTCCTCCGCCCATTTATATTACGGCGATTGAAACGAGATGTTGAGAAGCAGTTACCACAGAAGCATGAGCATGTCATATATTGCCGACTTTCCAGAAGGCAAAGAAACCTGTATGAAGATTTTATTGCCAGCTCAGATACACAAGCAACACTGTCAAGTGGCAACTATTTTGGTATGATTAGTATCATTATGCAACTCAGAAAGGTCTGTAACCATCCAGATCTTTTTGAAGGCCGCCCAATTATCAGCTCATTTGACATGGCAGGGATTGACATGCAGATCAGCTCTTCTGTTTGCATGGTCCTGGATAAGGGGCCATTTTCTCAGGCTGGCCTATCTGATATGAACCTTGTGTTTACTCAGAATGAATTTAATATGACTTCTTGGGAAGCGGACGAGGTTGCTGCTGTCTTTCTTCCAGGCATCACCTCTAGGGGCTCTGGTGCAGAGATTTTTTGCTCTAGTAAGGCTGGTCAGAGAAGTAATGGAacaaatatttttgaagaaattcagAAAGCCTTGCAGGAGGAGAGAATTAAAGAGGCCAAAGAAAGGGCAGCTTCAATTGCTTGGTGGAATAGGTTGAGATGCGAGAAGAGGCCTGTTTATGGTAGAAACATTAGAGAGCTTCTGACCATAAGACATCCTATGTGTGATGTTCTTGAGAAGAAGAACAACCCTTCATGCTACATGGATTTTTCATCGAGTCTAGCAGATCTTGTTCTTTCATCTGTGGAACGCTTCAATAAAATGCTTGGCTTTATTGAATCATTTACGTTTGCAATTCCTGCTGCACGGGCTGCTACTCCTATTTGCTGGTGCAAAAAAAGAAATTCACCTGTTCTTCTTGGACCAGCTTACAGAGAACAATGTATGAATGAGTTCTCGCCCATTCTCTCCCCTATAAGGCCTGCAATTGTTCGCCGTCAAGTGTACTTCCCTGATAGGCGCCTGATCCAGTTTGACTGTGGGAAGTTGCAGGAGCTTGCTATCTTGCTGAGACGTTTGAAGTCAGAAGGACACAGAGCCTTGATATTTACTCAGATGACTAAGATGCTTGATACTTTGGAGGAATTCATTAATTTGTATGGTTATACATATTTGAGGTTAGATGGTTCTACCCAGCCAGAAGAGAGGCAGACACTAATGCAGAGGTTTAATACAAACCCGAAGTTTTTTCTGTTCATTTTATCCACTCGCAGTGGTGGTGTGGGAGTCAACCTAGTAGGTGCAGACACTGTTATATTCTATGACAGTGACTGGAACCCTGCAATGGATCAACAAGCCCAAGACAGATGTCACAGGATAGGACAAACACGTGAAGTTAACATCTATAGGCTGATTAGTGAGAGCACTATTGAGGAGAATATTCTCAAGAAAGCAAATCAGAAGCGAACACTTGATGATTTAGTGATACAACGCGGTTGTTACAATACAGAGTTCTTCAAGAAGCTAGACCCTATGGAATTTTTTTCTGGGCACACAGCTCTTAATGTCGAAGATCAGCCGAGGGATCACTCTACCACTGCTGTATCCTCGAATGAAACTGGTCTGGGGCTGTCAAATGCAGATGTTGAAGCAGCTATTAGACAGGCAGAAGATGAAGCTGACTATATGGCTCTCAAAAGGTTGGAGCAGGAAGAGGCTGCAGACAATCAAGAATTCAGTGAGGAGGTTGCTGGAAGGCTAGAGGATGATGAGCTTGTAAATGAGGAGGATACAAAGCCTGATGATCACACCAGTGAAGAGCATAAACATCAAAGTTCTGATGCGGATAAGGATAAAAATGTTGGTTTACCTGTGAACCAAATAAATGAAGAAAAGGCTCTTACATTGGCTGCAGGTGACGGAGATATGGATATGCTTGCTGATGTTAAGCAAATGGCTGCTGCAGCAGCTGCAGCAGGACAAGCGAGTTCATCCTTTGAAAATCACCTTCGGCCAATAGATAGATATGCAATGCGGTTTTTGGAGCTCTGGGATCCAATAATTGACAAAGCTGCTGTAAATTATCAGGTGAATGTTGAAGAGGAAGAATGGGAACTTGAACGCATTGAAAAACTCAAAGAAGATTTAGAAGCAGAAATTGATGAAGACCAGGAACCACTATCTTATGAGT CATGGGATGTTGATTTTGCTACTACAGCGTATCGCCAACAGGTTGAGGCTCTAGCTAAAAAGCAG TTGTTGGAAGAACAGGAAAGACAAGCTCTTGAAGCAGCCAAAGAGCTAGAGGAAATGAATGACATGGCGAG TCACCGCAAAAagtcaaagaagaagaaaaggaaggcagGCAAATTTAAGTCTTTAAAAAAAGGACGTGTGTCATCTGAGTCAGAGGCCATGCATGATGAAACGTCTGTAGATACTATGAGTATTGATGACAATGCACCCTCGCCAGAGCTTATGAGTGATGAATCACCACATCATGGTTCAAATAAGCGTAAAAAGATGACACCTAGAAATGAGGAAGTGAGCAGCAGTAGCAGAGCCCTGAAGAAGTTCAAGAAAGCCCCTAAATCGAACTGTACTCCTGAGTCCTCATCACATAAGCACTCGCTCGAAGGCAAGCAACTCAAGTTGATGGATGAAGCGAATGATTCTGATCCGAAGTCGGTGAGAATTAAGAGTGATGGCCGGATTGCCATGCCCTCCATGCCAGCAAAACGTGTTATGGTAATTAAGCCTGAGAGGTTGAAGAAGAAGGGTCTTATGTGGCCTCGAGATTGTGCTTTAGATTCGTGGACTACTGAGGAAGATGCAGTTCTTTGTGGAACTGTACATGAGTATGGTCCTGTTTGGGAACTGGCTAGTGACTTTCTTCATTCCATACCTGGTGGTGCATTTTATAGGGGAAGATATCGTCATCCTGTACATTGCTGTGAGAGATTCCGAGAATTATTCTGCAAATATGTATTGTCAGCTACTGACAATGCAAACAGTGAGAAGGCTCCTTCTGGTGCCGGGAAGGCTGTCTTGAAAGTATCTGAG GATCAAACTCGGATGTTGCTGAATGTGATCAGTGAAATTCCTAACAACGAGTTGCTTCTCCAGAAACATTTCATGGCGATACTTTCTTCTGTTTGGAGATCAAAATGTACTCATGAGTCCCGACGTGTCACAAGTGTTTGTTCTAGTGCAATCCATAAGCCTGTTAGCTTGAGTGAGAACTGGTCCATGACGAACGACAAGCCATCCTTTAATCTTGTAAGGACAGCCCTCGCAGACGCTCAGGCCCAATGTCCAAGAGTGGCAATACCAACAAGCAATCAGGAACCTCGCCGGAGGCATTTAGATTTAGTATTGGATTTCCGGACAGATCGACATGCTTACCAGGCAGACTTTCCATCTGTAGTGAATGTGTCCATTCTAGAACCAGATCCTATTAGACGCACTGTTGTGCCGGTGGAACAATCACTGCTGTCTGGGCTTCCTCATAGACATGCTGAGAACAGATTCAG GATAGCATCAGAAGCTTGTTTTGAAGGGGAAGGTTCTCACTGGGCATCATCTGTCCACATGAATGATACTGCTCGACATAAATCTGGCTCAAAGTCCACAGGAAAACACAAAGCAGCTTCAGAATCGGGAAGACCACCGAAATCGAAAATTCAGAGGACGGCTGAACCACAGGACATGCCGGCTTTGAAGTTTGATTTTCTCCGATCCCCCCGGCAACTGTTGACAAGTGCAGCTGAGTTCCCCATCACACAGTCCCTATCCGACTTTGGCATTGACGATTCTGAGTTGACCTACATGGAGGATCTTCCTCTAGAAGAGACAGACACTGAGTTTGCCCCGTACCAGTATGACCCAGTTTCCCTTGCTGGTATCGAGGAGTTGGATCCTCTGGTAGATTTGACAGACATCGGATGA